In bacterium, the DNA window TTATGAAATTTACGACTTTCTTAAAAATAATCTCCTTTTTAGATGCCTTCTTTTCTACTATTTCTCTTCTTTCAAGATAGGAAGTTAAAAATTCATTTATTAATAAAAGTAAATATCCTTCAATAGAAATTATATAACCAAATTTCTTTTCAGAGAGATTTTCATCAATTTTTTTTATCAGGTTTTCAACTTCATTTTTTCTATCTTCTTTTACAGTCCAAACATCTGGTTTTTTACCATAAAATAATTTAAGTATTTTGAAAAAACCCTTAGAAAGTAAAGAACTGTCTGAATTTT includes these proteins:
- a CDS encoding AraC family transcriptional regulator — translated: NSDSSLLSKGFFKILKLFYGKKPDVWTVKEDRKNEVENLIKKIDENLSEKKFGYIISIEGYLLLLINEFLTSYLERREIVEKKASKKEIIFKKVVNFITENIEKQVTIKEIAKNYYFSVNYIQKIIKEFTGRSFTRFMHDIKIEYVKELLKNTTLEIKEIAGRCGFYDQNYFTRIFKKIEGIPPSKYREI